The genomic interval GCTGGATTAGTGGGAACCATCATCGGAAGATCCGTAGTTAATAGTAGCCGCAAACAAATCGCCAAAAACAACAATACAGCCGTAATTCAAGACCCACAAAAATTCAAAATGACCAAAAAACTCGTACCTCAAGTATCCAGTTCCATGATAGGATTGCATTTTGTAGGCAGTTTTTAAGAACATACAACCATATCCAAACGTCCGTTAGAGTTTCATAACCCTAACGGACGTTTTCTTTATATCCAAACTTCATTTTTTTTCAGGAGCCACTTCCTGCCCTACGCGCCACTCTTATTTATAGTCTTGTTTTTTTCTAAGGCCAAAAAGGAGCTTCTTTCAGTCGCTCTTTTTGTCCAAGAAAAAATGCAAGCCTATTGCATAAGGAGTTCTGCTGCGGTCAGGGCTAGGGGAATTTGGGGGAATGATGACGATTATTTTAAATGAAGTATATGTTAACCGACAGACATTTTAGCAGATTCTTTCCACAGATAGTTTGGTATCGGCTCACTAAGTTCCCATTTTATATTCATTGGTTTAGCACCTTCCGTTTCAATAAAATTTGCATCCCCAATAAAAACATACCCCATTGTATTTCCATTTTCATCAGTTGCTTTTTCTCGTACAAAAAGTAGTATTTTTTTATTGTTTTCTTGATGCTTGATATATGATAATCCTTTTGTAGTCTCAGGACCGTACGCGTTATGAGATTGCCAGTGAAATAAAGTTTCACTTATTGCATAATCATCATACATTGTAGTTGGTGAGAAATTTTCATCAGATTTAATCAAATTAATGAAAAGTATTTCCGTATTCAAACTTTTACTGCTAGCAGCTCCTTCTCTATTGGATGATTTTTTTTCAAAAGTACTTAATCCAAATGCTGTTAGAATTTGATCTCTAGTATAGCGTGCGTGTAATTTCAATGGCTGTAAATAAGGAAGTTCTATTTCAATTTCCTTGAAATCAATTCTATCAATTAAGATTTCTAAAATTTCAATTATTTCTTTAACTAATACCTTATTCTTACCAATTTCGTTTATACTATCTTCTAATGAATTAAAACCTCCAGCATTTTGCCAAACGTCATAATGTAGCATTAAAAGCATTATTTGTTCGTTTTCAGAAAAATCAACAATATTTACATTAAAACCTTGTTTGGCAATCCTTAAAATAAAATTGAAATAACTTGTTGATTTTGTCGCTAGCCATTTTTTACTAATAGCAGACAAAATTTGCTTTTCATTTACATTCTCGAAATTTTCTATAACTCCTGCTCTTTCACAAAGTCTTGACCAGCTATCTTTTTTATAGATGGATTCCAATTGAATATTATTTAACTCAATGAAATTTTGCAAAGTTAACGGTAGAGTTGTTTGATGCTGAAAATTTGTAATCTTAATAATGAGTTGATTCACGTTTAATGACGTAGCTTTTTTAATATTTTCTAATATCGTTTCTTTAGCTTTCTTCTCCAAAACAATTGAACATCCTAAAGGCAAATGAGGAAAATCATCTTCAATTTCTTTAAGAACAGAAGTATTTGTTTTTCCGATCAACGCTCTAAACTTATTTTCAAAATCATATTCAGGTCTAGAATTACCTACAAAATCTAAAACAGTAAGACAGTCTTTTCCTTCTGCTAAACGTAGTCCACGCCCTAACTGTTGCAGAAAAACAGTTAAGCTTTCCGTTGGGCGCAGAAACAAAACCGTATCAATTTCTGGAATATCAACTCCTTCATTAAAAATATCTACAACAAATAAATAATTGAATTCTTTTTTCTTGAATTCATTCCTGATTATTTCTCTATCCTTAGAATTATTACTAGTTAAGTATGCCGATTTCAATCCCGCTAAATTGAACTTTTCACTCATAAAAACAGCGTGTTCAACTGTAACACAAAATCCAATGGCTCGAACTTCGTTGATATCGTTCAAATATTTATTAAGATTTGCAATTATCTCACCAATACGAACATTATTCTTAGTGTAGAGACTTGTTAATTCACTCGCTACATATTTTCCCTTTTCCCATTTTACAGTAGTCAAGTCTATACTATCTGTAATTCCAAAATATTGAAATGGTGACAATAGTTTTTTATTTAATGCTTCCGGAAGCCTAATTTCAGCTGCAATACGACCACAAAAGTCATCTAAAATATTTTCACCATCCATTCTTTCAGGTGTTGCAGTTAAACCTAGTAAAATTTTAGGCTTAAAATAGTTTAATATCGGTCGATAAGTTGAAGCTGAAATATGGTGAACTTCGTCTACTATAATAAAATCATAATATTCTGGAGAAAGTTTAATATCTTTTAAACTATTATTTAAAGTTTGAACTGATGCAAAAACATATTCATTACTCGAAGGAGATAATCCATCAACCCATAAATCCCCAAAATTATTATCTTTTAAAACGCCTTGAAAAGTTGCTTTAGCTTGTTGCAAAATTTCTTTTCTATGTGCTACAAAAAGTAACCGAGATGACTTATTACTAGTTTTAAATCTTTTATAATCAAATGCAGAAACCACAGTTTTTCCAGTACCAGTAGCTGCAACTAATAAATTTTTAAATCTATTGTGAACTGATCTTTCAACTTCTAATTTTTCAAGTATTTCAAGTTGGTAATGGAAAGGTTTAATATCAAAGAAATTCGTATTAGCAATATATTCTTTTGAAAACTTACCGTCTCTCAATGCTTTAACTAACTTTTCAGAATGAATATTTTTATCAAATAATTCAAATTCTGCATTTTGCCAATAGGATTCAAAAGTCTTTTTAAACTTATCAATTATATGACTAACCTCCTTCGTTGTAACCTTTAAATTCCATTCTAAACCATCAGTTAAAGCCGAACGAGAAAAGTTAGAAGAACCTATGTAACCTGTGTGAAAACCAGTATTCCTTTGAAATAAATAAGCTTTTGCATGAAGTCTTTCATTTCCTGTGTTATATGAAACTTTAACTTCTGTATTATCTAATGAGGCTAAAAGCTCAACTGCTTTTGCATCAGTTGCACCTATATAAGTAGTGGTTATCACTCTTAGCTTACCACCTCTACTTGTAAATTCTCTAAGTTCTTTTTCTAGAATTCTAATTCCTTTCCATTTAATAAAAGAAACCAACAAATCAATTTTATCAGATGATAAAATTTCTTTTCTCAATTCACTTTCAAGAGTAGTTCCTGAATTTCCGCCTGTAAAAAGTTCACTGTGAATTAACCTAGTATATGGTGTAATTTCTTTTAGATGTAAATCTAAATCAGTAAAGTGAGCGTCAATTTTGGTAAAAACTGCTTTTAACAACTTTCCTTCGGTCTCTATTAAATCGTCTTCAAACTCTTCTTTTTTTAATTCTTCTTTCAAAAACAAAATAATCTTATTGGCTATTTCTATTTGATGGTCTATAACATTATCTCCTTTAATTAAAGTAAATGCATGTCGAATAGTTTTACCAATATGTTCAGATAATAATTGTGCCGCTTCTGCCTTATCAATTAAACTTGTTTTAACTTGAAATGAATCTTTTTCTAATTCGTTTAATTTTACTTGTACTAGCTTAGTCACTAACTGTTCGTATAGACCTTGAATCATAGGTATTTATTTATTAGTTCTTCAACAATTGGCAAATCGGCTTCAGCCCAATCTAAATTTCTTAATTCAGACTTATCTAGTAATTTATATTCTTTGTGTTCTAAAAGTTTAATCTCGCCTGAAAGATAATTTGCTACAAATGGAATTAACTTTATTTCAAAAGTACCATAACTATGAATACTTTCATTTAGCTTTTTTACAATTTCTATATCAATATTGATTTCTTCTTTTATTTCACGAATAATGCATTCTTCTTCAGTTTCTTTATTTTCTAATTTTCCACCTGGAAATTCCCATTTTAGTGGTAATTTCATTTTTTCACTTCTTTGTGTAACCAAAATTTTATTATCAAAAAATATTATAGCGCATGTAACGTTAATCATAACCCTTTTTATTAATTTTAATTTTTATAATATATCAATCTTTAAATTCCAAAACAACTAAAAAACAATGTATTTAAACGAAAAAATATTATTTTTAGAACAAATTCTTAGTTTACCCGAAGATAATTTCGCAGATAGTTTTAAAACAGACATCGCGTTTTACTTCGACGAAGATTTCTCAATTGAAAACACCAATTTATCATTTCTAGAAAATTTTCAATCAAAAACTGAAATAGAAAATTGGGTCAGTAAACTCACTTCGAGATTTGTATTAAAATTTGATGCCGATTTTGAATCAGAAAATGACTTTATCTACGATTACCTCACTAACGGATAACCTCAACACAACACCACTCTACCCCAACCAACCGTCACGGTCCAAGCTTCGGTACTGGATGGCTTCGGATATGTGCATGGCTTCTACCTTTGGTGCTGCTTCGAGGTCGGCTATGGTTCTGGCTACTTTCAGGATTCGGTCGTAAGCACGTGCCGAAAGGTTGAGACGTTCCATGGCGGTTTTGAGTAATAGCTTGGAGGCATCGTCTAGGGCGCAATACTCCCGAATCAGTTTACTGCTCATTTGGGCGTTGTAGTGTACGTTTTCTAGGGCTTCAAAACGCAGGGACTGAAACTCACGCGCCGCCGTCACCCGTTTGCGAATGTCGACACTGGCTTCGGCTTTGCGGTCATCGGATAGTTTTTCGAAAGGCACCGGCGTGACTTCGATATGAATGTCGATTCGGTCCAACAACGGACCGGATATTTTACTCAAATAGCGTTGCATTTCGTGTGGGGACGAAGTTTGTGGCGCATCGGGATCGTTAAAAAAACCACTCGGACTCGGGTTCATACTCGCCACCAACATAAACGACGACGGATAAGTCACAGTAAACTTGGCTCTGGAGATGGTGACTTCACGGTCTTCAAGCGGTTGACGCATGACTTCGAGCACATCACGCTTGAACTCGGGCAACTCGTCTAGGAACAAAACCCCGTTGTGCGCCATCGAGATTTCGCCCGGTTGTGGGTAACTCCCGCCTCCGACAAGGGCCACGTTCGAGATCGTGTGATGGGGACTACGAAACGGCCGTTGGTTCATCAATCCTCCTTCTTTCAGCTTACCTGCTACCGAATGGATTTTGGTGGTTTCTAAGGCTTCCCGCAAGGTCATAGGCGGTAAAATACTCGGCAAACGCTTGGCCAACATGGTTTTTCCGGCGCCAGGTGGTCCAATGAGAATTATATTATGACCACCGGCAGCCGCAATTTCCATACAGCGCTTAATAGACTCCTGTCCTTTGACGTCACTGAAATCAAATTCTGGAAAATCTAAATCTTTATAGAACTCGGCCCTCGTATCAATTATAGTCGGTTCTAAAGTGCCTTTGCCTTCAAAAAAATCAATGACTTCGCATACATTTTCGATTCCGTAGACATCCAATCCTGCTACGATTGCGGCTTCTTTGACGTTTTGGATTGGCAGAAAAAAACCTTTTAACCCCTCTTCTTTGGCTTTGATAGCAATAGGCAAAGCCCCTTTGATGGGTTGCAAACTACCGTCAAGCGACAATTCGCCCATGATGATGTATTTATCTACTTCCTCTGCTTTAATTTGTCCTGAAGCCACCAAAATTCCAATTGCCAAGGTCAAATCATAGGCCGAACCTTCTTTTCGCAAATCGGCAGGCGCCATGTTGATGGTGATTTTTTTACCAGGCAGATTGTAACCATTATTTTTGAGGGCTGCTGCAATTCGGTAACTACTTTCCTTGATGGCGTTGTCGGGCAAACCCACTAAGTGATAGCCAATTCCTTTGTCTATATTTACTTCTACGGTGATGGTGGTCGCTTCGACTCCAAAAACGGCACTTCCAAAAACTTTAACTAGCATGGCGGGTATATTTTATCAAGATTTTACAATTATAAAAATATAGAATTATCTTATAAAAAAAACATGGACTAGAAAATAAATAATAGACGGTGTTTTAACAACAAATGTGCTTAGTTTTAAGCTAGTTTTTACCGGAAAGGCGAAAAGGGAAAAGCGTAACGTTCGCTAAGGATTTGAGTGATATAGAAATAAACTTTGGGTATATTGAATAAATAAGTTGTGTTGCTACTTAATCTATTACTGGCTCGCAGATTTTGCAGATTCAGCAGATTTCTCATCTACTTCATCTGCTAGAATCTGTGAAATCTGCGTGCTGTTTTTTTTTATATTTAAGCATGTATTGTAAAAGCATTTCGACAACACTCACTGTGACGCAAAGTTGTTTTATATCACCTATCATTCTGTCAGATCTAGCGAAGTAGAGAACCGTTAAAACCTACAGTTTCTCTTAACAAAAAAGCATCTCCATTGCACTCAATCCAGTAGCAACAGTTCCATTTTTACTAGCTTTTTAGATATAAATCCTTACCTTTGCGGGAGTTTATTCGGTTTTCAGGGCTAAAAAGTGATTTTTATTCAATATTTCACCATCGCTATTCTATGATTTCAATTGATCGAAATCAGACTGAAACACCATCATTATGTGCAGGGTACTGCATTCATTGCCTTTGGAAAAATTCCTTATACAGGCTAATAAATAATCTGAAATATCAAACAATGCAAGTAATAGATTATCTAATCTTTGTCGTTTATATGCTAGCTATGCTAGGAGTTGGCTATTACTTTTTCAAAAAAAACAAAACTGCAGAGGATTTTTACGTCAGCGGACGGAATATGAGCAGTTGGCACATTGGTTTGTCGGTTGTGGCTACTGATGTGGGGGGAGGTTTTTCTATCGGTCTTGGAGGATTGGGTTTCACCATGGGATTATCGGGCTCTTGGATGCTTTTCACAGGATTAATAGGTGCTTGGTTGAGTGCCGTATTTTTAATTCCGAAAGTCAGCGAACTGGGACACAAACATAAATTCTTTACTTTTCCACAGATTTTTGAACACTTTTATTCGGCCAAAGTAGCTTTGTTGGCAGGGATTATTTCTGCGATAGGTTACATTGGTTTTACAAGTTCACAGGTTTTGGCTGGAGCCAAATTAGCTTCCGCTACGATTGAAGGATTAAATCTACAAACTGCCTTGATAGTCATGGGGTTAATTGCAGTTATCTATACTGCTATTGGAGGTTTAAAAGCCGTGATTTATACTGATACCATACAATGGACGATTCTAATTTGTGGCTTGGTGTTCATCGGAATTCCAATAGCTTATAACGCTGTTGGTGGATATGATGTAATAAAAAGTTCCCTTGCTCCTGAGTATTTATCATTGACCAATATTTCGGGTTACCAAATCTTCAATTGGTCTATAACCATCATTCCGATTTGGTTTGTGGGAATGACTTTATACCAGCGTATATACGCAAGTAAAGGCGAAAAAGAAGCCAAGAAAGCGTGGTTGATTGCTGGAGTTTTTGAATGGCCTATTATGGCATTTATGGGCGTTAGTTTAGGCCTTTTAGCCAAAGTAGCTGCCAACCAAGGAATGTTTGCAGGAATTACAGACGCTTCGGGTATGGATAGCGAAATGGGATTGCCTATTTTACTAGCCACTATTTTACCTGTTGGATTAATGGGACTGATGCTTTCTTCTTATTTTTCGGCAATACTTTCTACCGCTGATAGTTGCTTGATGGCTGCCTCAGGAAATATTGTCACTGATATTATTGCCAAGTTTTCGAAAAAAGAATTAACCCATAAAAAAGAACTGCAATTGTCTCAAATCGTGACTTTACTAGTCGGTGTTTTTGCAATTTTGTTGGCTTCGCAAATGCAAAACGTGCTTGAACTCATGCTTTACTCCTATGCCTTTATGGTTTCGGGTTTGTTTGTTCCGGTATTGGGCGCATTATTTTGGAAAAAAAGCCATCCTATAGCCGCATTTTGGAGTATGTTACTAGGTGGAAGCACCACTATTGTTCTGATATTAACCAAAAATAAATTACCTTTAGGAATACAACTGCCACAAAATTTAGACGCAAACGCTTACGGCATTAGCGTGTCATTAATCGTTTTTGTCGCATTATCAATTTATCACACTAATAAAAAAGAAAAACAGCATGGAATTCAAGATATTTAATAGCACTACAGGAGAAGATAAAACATTGACCAATCAAGTTATTGCTCAATTCCTTTTCACTCACCTTGAAGAATACGGAGATAAAATAGATGACATTTTAAAATGCATTGCCTACGCCATGAATCCTCATAAAGGAGGAAATGTTGTGGTGGCTAAGGATGAAGGTAAAATTGTTGGGATTACGGTTATTAACAATACTGGAATGAAAGGTTTTATTCCTGAAAATATCTTGGTCTATATCGCGGTTGACAATAGCCAACGTGGAAAAGGATACGGAAAACAGTTGATGCAAAAAGCAATTGACATCACTGATGGTGATATCGCTTTGCATGTTGAACCCAATAATCCTGCTAAAATTCTATACGAAAAACTAGGTTTCACGAACAAATACCTAGAAATGCGTCTTATCAAATAAACTAAAAATGGAGAAATTGAATTTGAATACCACTGAATTAATTACTTTACGTAAAGATTTACATAAACATCCAGAAGTAGCTTTAAATGAAAACAATACAGCACAAAGAATTTGTTCTTTCCTCGAAAAATACCCTCCCGATGAACTCATCACTGAAGTTGGAGAAACAGGAATTCTTGCCATTTACAACGGAAAGGCAAAAGGTAAAACTGTAGTCTTTAGAGCAGAACTAGACGGATTGCCAATTACTGAAATCAATACCTTTGACCATAAATCAATTTTCGAAGGTGTGTCTCATAAATGCGGACACGACGGACACATGGCTATACTTTGCGGATTAGCATCTCAATTACACGCTAACAGACCTGAAACAGGAAAGGTAGTTCTATTATTCCAACCTGCCGAAGAAGATGGTCAAGGGGCTGTAAAAATTGCTCCTGATCCTCGTTTTAAAGCCTTAGAACCTGATTACATTTTTGCTTTACACAATTTACCTGGTTATCCAAAAAATCAAATTTTGGTCAAAAACCATACTTTTACTTGTGCCGTGAATAGTATTATTATCAAATTAAATGGTAAAACATCTCACGCAGGCGAACCAGAGAAAGGAATCAATCCTGCTTTGGCTTTAGCCGAAATCACGACGCAGTTTCTAGGACAAATTCAAGCAGATATCTCGAAAGACAACTTTTGTTTGATTACGCCCATTTATTCGAAAATGGGTAAAAAAGCTTATGGTGTATCAGCAGGAAGCGGACAAACACATTTTACAGTAAGAAGCGACAGCAATGACCAAATGAAAATAATTGAAACTACACTTGAAAATATAGCCCAGTCAATTGCCGAGAAATACCACCTAGAAATAAAAATACGATGGACACAAAGTTTTCACGCCAATGAAAACAATATAGAAGCGGTAGATTACGTACGTCAATCAGCCAAAA from Flavobacterium ovatum carries:
- a CDS encoding (deoxy)nucleoside triphosphate pyrophosphohydrolase produces the protein MINVTCAIIFFDNKILVTQRSEKMKLPLKWEFPGGKLENKETEEECIIREIKEEINIDIEIVKKLNESIHSYGTFEIKLIPFVANYLSGEIKLLEHKEYKLLDKSELRNLDWAEADLPIVEELINKYL
- a CDS encoding DUF3427 domain-containing protein, whose translation is MIQGLYEQLVTKLVQVKLNELEKDSFQVKTSLIDKAEAAQLLSEHIGKTIRHAFTLIKGDNVIDHQIEIANKIILFLKEELKKEEFEDDLIETEGKLLKAVFTKIDAHFTDLDLHLKEITPYTRLIHSELFTGGNSGTTLESELRKEILSSDKIDLLVSFIKWKGIRILEKELREFTSRGGKLRVITTTYIGATDAKAVELLASLDNTEVKVSYNTGNERLHAKAYLFQRNTGFHTGYIGSSNFSRSALTDGLEWNLKVTTKEVSHIIDKFKKTFESYWQNAEFELFDKNIHSEKLVKALRDGKFSKEYIANTNFFDIKPFHYQLEILEKLEVERSVHNRFKNLLVAATGTGKTVVSAFDYKRFKTSNKSSRLLFVAHRKEILQQAKATFQGVLKDNNFGDLWVDGLSPSSNEYVFASVQTLNNSLKDIKLSPEYYDFIIVDEVHHISASTYRPILNYFKPKILLGLTATPERMDGENILDDFCGRIAAEIRLPEALNKKLLSPFQYFGITDSIDLTTVKWEKGKYVASELTSLYTKNNVRIGEIIANLNKYLNDINEVRAIGFCVTVEHAVFMSEKFNLAGLKSAYLTSNNSKDREIIRNEFKKKEFNYLFVVDIFNEGVDIPEIDTVLFLRPTESLTVFLQQLGRGLRLAEGKDCLTVLDFVGNSRPEYDFENKFRALIGKTNTSVLKEIEDDFPHLPLGCSIVLEKKAKETILENIKKATSLNVNQLIIKITNFQHQTTLPLTLQNFIELNNIQLESIYKKDSWSRLCERAGVIENFENVNEKQILSAISKKWLATKSTSYFNFILRIAKQGFNVNIVDFSENEQIMLLMLHYDVWQNAGGFNSLEDSINEIGKNKVLVKEIIEILEILIDRIDFKEIEIELPYLQPLKLHARYTRDQILTAFGLSTFEKKSSNREGAASSKSLNTEILFINLIKSDENFSPTTMYDDYAISETLFHWQSHNAYGPETTKGLSYIKHQENNKKILLFVREKATDENGNTMGYVFIGDANFIETEGAKPMNIKWELSEPIPNYLWKESAKMSVG
- a CDS encoding sodium:solute symporter family protein; translated protein: MQVIDYLIFVVYMLAMLGVGYYFFKKNKTAEDFYVSGRNMSSWHIGLSVVATDVGGGFSIGLGGLGFTMGLSGSWMLFTGLIGAWLSAVFLIPKVSELGHKHKFFTFPQIFEHFYSAKVALLAGIISAIGYIGFTSSQVLAGAKLASATIEGLNLQTALIVMGLIAVIYTAIGGLKAVIYTDTIQWTILICGLVFIGIPIAYNAVGGYDVIKSSLAPEYLSLTNISGYQIFNWSITIIPIWFVGMTLYQRIYASKGEKEAKKAWLIAGVFEWPIMAFMGVSLGLLAKVAANQGMFAGITDASGMDSEMGLPILLATILPVGLMGLMLSSYFSAILSTADSCLMAASGNIVTDIIAKFSKKELTHKKELQLSQIVTLLVGVFAILLASQMQNVLELMLYSYAFMVSGLFVPVLGALFWKKSHPIAAFWSMLLGGSTTIVLILTKNKLPLGIQLPQNLDANAYGISVSLIVFVALSIYHTNKKEKQHGIQDI
- a CDS encoding YifB family Mg chelatase-like AAA ATPase; this translates as MLVKVFGSAVFGVEATTITVEVNIDKGIGYHLVGLPDNAIKESSYRIAAALKNNGYNLPGKKITINMAPADLRKEGSAYDLTLAIGILVASGQIKAEEVDKYIIMGELSLDGSLQPIKGALPIAIKAKEEGLKGFFLPIQNVKEAAIVAGLDVYGIENVCEVIDFFEGKGTLEPTIIDTRAEFYKDLDFPEFDFSDVKGQESIKRCMEIAAAGGHNIILIGPPGAGKTMLAKRLPSILPPMTLREALETTKIHSVAGKLKEGGLMNQRPFRSPHHTISNVALVGGGSYPQPGEISMAHNGVLFLDELPEFKRDVLEVMRQPLEDREVTISRAKFTVTYPSSFMLVASMNPSPSGFFNDPDAPQTSSPHEMQRYLSKISGPLLDRIDIHIEVTPVPFEKLSDDRKAEASVDIRKRVTAAREFQSLRFEALENVHYNAQMSSKLIREYCALDDASKLLLKTAMERLNLSARAYDRILKVARTIADLEAAPKVEAMHISEAIQYRSLDRDGWLG
- a CDS encoding GNAT family N-acetyltransferase, whose translation is MEFKIFNSTTGEDKTLTNQVIAQFLFTHLEEYGDKIDDILKCIAYAMNPHKGGNVVVAKDEGKIVGITVINNTGMKGFIPENILVYIAVDNSQRGKGYGKQLMQKAIDITDGDIALHVEPNNPAKILYEKLGFTNKYLEMRLIK
- a CDS encoding amidohydrolase, whose product is MEKLNLNTTELITLRKDLHKHPEVALNENNTAQRICSFLEKYPPDELITEVGETGILAIYNGKAKGKTVVFRAELDGLPITEINTFDHKSIFEGVSHKCGHDGHMAILCGLASQLHANRPETGKVVLLFQPAEEDGQGAVKIAPDPRFKALEPDYIFALHNLPGYPKNQILVKNHTFTCAVNSIIIKLNGKTSHAGEPEKGINPALALAEITTQFLGQIQADISKDNFCLITPIYSKMGKKAYGVSAGSGQTHFTVRSDSNDQMKIIETTLENIAQSIAEKYHLEIKIRWTQSFHANENNIEAVDYVRQSAKINGFEKVEKEFPFTWGEDFGIFTQQYSGAMFGLGSGLETPALHNPDYDFPDEIIGTGVAIFHQIAKQITDAH